From the Malus domestica chromosome 17, GDT2T_hap1 genome, one window contains:
- the LOC103421516 gene encoding ribosome biogenesis protein WDR12 homolog isoform X2 — translation MEADGNSEEPSLLVLVLFKTDLGHPYKVPESSISIPASLTRFGLSTVVNNLITSVNPYWESEPFDFLIKNELVRMWLEKFLLAKNISAERILEIKYIRAVVPGDVSKK, via the exons ATGGAAGCCGACGGAAATTCTGAAGAGCCGTCGCTGTTGGTCCTCGTCCTCTTCAAAACGGACCTCGGCCACCCCTACAAAGTTCCAGAATCCTCCATTTCCATCCCCGCCAGTCTCACCCGCTTCGGCCTCTCCACCGTCGTCAACAATCTCATTACATCAG TAAACCCTTATTGGGAATCGGAGCCTTTCGATTTCCTTATCAAGAATGAGCTGGTTCGGATGTGGCTTGAAAAGTTccttcttgccaagaacatttCCGCG GAGAGGATATTGGAGATCAAATATATACGGGCTGTGGTCCCAG GTGATGTAAGTAAAAAATAA
- the LOC103421516 gene encoding ribosome biogenesis protein WDR12 homolog isoform X1 translates to MEADGNSEEPSLLVLVLFKTDLGHPYKVPESSISIPASLTRFGLSTVVNNLITSVNPYWESEPFDFLIKNELVRMWLEKFLLAKNISAERILEIKYIRAVVPGTHITICNVYFIASFLILQSAWLINLPFT, encoded by the exons ATGGAAGCCGACGGAAATTCTGAAGAGCCGTCGCTGTTGGTCCTCGTCCTCTTCAAAACGGACCTCGGCCACCCCTACAAAGTTCCAGAATCCTCCATTTCCATCCCCGCCAGTCTCACCCGCTTCGGCCTCTCCACCGTCGTCAACAATCTCATTACATCAG TAAACCCTTATTGGGAATCGGAGCCTTTCGATTTCCTTATCAAGAATGAGCTGGTTCGGATGTGGCTTGAAAAGTTccttcttgccaagaacatttCCGCG GAGAGGATATTGGAGATCAAATATATACGGGCTGTGGTCCCAGGTACGCACATCACAATTTGTAATGTGTACTTCATTGCTTCATTTCTTATCCTACAATCTGCATGGCTAATAAATTTACCGTTCACATGA